AATTAAGGAAAGTTACATGCCGATCATGCCACATTTGAAGCCCGAAAACTACGTGTCCCGTGATGGTTGCGGTTTAATTGAGCAAACAAAGAGATACGATGGTCCGGTTTGCATCGGCCATCACGAGCGAAACATGAAGTACACCGCCCCGAGCAGGCATATTCCAGCCCAAAGGAAGTCAAGTTTGATGGGGCTGCCCATGTAAAAGACAGCAAACGGGGCGAAAACCGCCAGGGTGATGACTTCCTGGATGATTTTCAGCTGCGGCAGGGTCAGGGTGGCGGCACCGATACGGTTGGCGGGGACCTGGAGGAGGTACTCGAAAAGGGCGATTCCCCAACTGATCAGGGCGGCCAGAATCCAGGAACGGTTGCCCAGATGTTTCAAATGGGCATACCAGGCAAAGGTCATGAAAATATTGGATAGAACCAGTAAAATAATGGTTTGCAGAGCGGCAGGCAAGGGAAGCGCTCCTTCCACATCATCAATCGGGTGGCCGGTCGGTGAAGCTGTCCGCCGGACGCATCGTTTTATCTTCGAACTTCTGTCCTTGCAAACCCTTGCGCTGATTCAGTCCGTGTTTCGGCAGGCAAGAAATTTTTCCAGCGAATGGGCCATTCGCCGTTCGCGGGCCATCAGACGCAGCATCTCCTGATCCAGCCCGTCTTTACCCGCCTCCTCAAGAATGTTCTCGATATGAC
This is a stretch of genomic DNA from Magnetococcales bacterium. It encodes these proteins:
- a CDS encoding DMT family protein; the encoded protein is MPAALQTIILLVLSNIFMTFAWYAHLKHLGNRSWILAALISWGIALFEYLLQVPANRIGAATLTLPQLKIIQEVITLAVFAPFAVFYMGSPIKLDFLWAGICLLGAVYFMFRS